GCCATAACTTCGGCGACGGCGGACCACTTATCAGCCACTGAAAAACCCGCCCCGCCCCGCCCGACCAGTTTCGCTTCTTTTATTTTATTGATGATGTCCATAAATCACTCCTCCATCTTCGGCTTCTCCAAAACCATCGGTTCAATACTTTTTTCTCCTCCCGTGATTTTCACCACATCCTTATCAATTTTATTAAATTCCTTGAAAGCCGAATTGTAATGGTTGACCGTGGTGGACATGCTGCCGCCCAGCTTTTTCATAAAGCCGTCAAAAGATATTAAATGCTTATTTAGCTTTTCCACATTAGTCCTAATCTCTTTGGCGCTTTCTTCAATTTGCATCGCCCGCAGTCCCTGCAAAACCGTTTGCAAATACGCCAAAAAAGAAGTGGGCGAAACAATAATCACATGTTTGTCGCGAAAAGCGTATTCCACCATGCTCTTAGTGTCAACTTGCACCGCGCCGATTTTATTGATAAGCAAATCGTAATAAATAGCTTCGGAGGGAATAAACATAAAAGCGAATTCCATTGTTCCTTCTTCTGGCTTTATGTATTTAGAAGTCTCGTCAATGCGATTTTTCAAATCCTGCTTAAATAGTTTTTCCAATCGCGCCCTACCTTCATCGTCTTTAGAATTTAAAATCTTTTCATAATTATCCAGAGAAAATTTTG
This portion of the Candidatus Zixiibacteriota bacterium genome encodes:
- a CDS encoding DNA recombination protein RmuC, which gives rise to MTIQTILLALLIIGIIYVIFILLSRDKEGRREEKMAAMMERLSLLAEQNKEMRQAMDSKLSESHKAAQENIESNSRFMRGMHSQSVKQITEITEKLSKLEETNKQVVGFSAQLQNLQDILKNPKQRGVLGEYFLEETLKNVLPPNSYQMQYKFKNETIVDAVVFVKDKIVPVDSKFSLDNYEKILNSKDDEGRARLEKLFKQDLKNRIDETSKYIKPEEGTMEFAFMFIPSEAIYYDLLINKIGAVQVDTKSMVEYAFRDKHVIIVSPTSFLAYLQTVLQGLRAMQIEESAKEIRTNVEKLNKHLISFDGFMKKLGGSMSTTVNHYNSAFKEFNKIDKDVVKITGGEKSIEPMVLEKPKMEE